In the genome of Eschrichtius robustus isolate mEscRob2 chromosome 12, mEscRob2.pri, whole genome shotgun sequence, one region contains:
- the TBCC gene encoding LOW QUALITY PROTEIN: tubulin-specific chaperone C (The sequence of the model RefSeq protein was modified relative to this genomic sequence to represent the inferred CDS: inserted 1 base in 1 codon; substituted 1 base at 1 genomic stop codon) gives MCSCRCCNSPHNPGYKSCPFKRKKSFPRLPSTLPIHKDLCLPTPSVSRPRPISPPPPTLRNQWAKKIRPGPDVXMSGQXQGALVGGLAEGAPGGRKAGERKLEVKMETASGSAAAVANGDLGSQRDRSLVPERLQRRENERQLEVERRKQKRQNQEVEEEKSDFFAAAFSRERSAVEELLEGGESVEQLEEAAARLQRLQKLLNDSVLFLAAYDLRQGQEVLARLQEALAKRRQELQPKKRFAFKTRRKDAASATKVDAAPGAPAAEGILASPPPLKEEEGFGSSWICGFSNLQSQVLEKRAEELHQRDVLLTQLTNCTIKLYGNPNTLRLTKARGCTLLCGPVSTSVFLENCSDCVLAVACQQLRVHTTKDTRIFLQVTSRAIVEDCTGIQFAPYTWSYPGIDKDFEGSGLDRSKNNWSDVDDFNWLARDVASPNWSILPEEERRIQ, from the exons ATGTGCAGCTGCCGCTGCTGCAACTCACCCCACAATCCCGGATATAAGTCCTGCccctttaagaggaaaaaaagcttCCCCCGCCTGCCTTCCACCCTACCCATCCACAAGGACCTTTGTCTTCCCACCCCCTCAGTCAGTCGGCCCCGCCCCATATCCCCGCCCCCTCCGACGCTGAGGAACCAATGGGCGAAGAAAATAAGGCCGGGGCCTGACG ACATGTCCGGCCAATGACAGGGCGCGTTGGTGGGAGGCCTCGCGGAGGGCGCGCCcggaggaaggaaggcaggagaaaggaagcttgaaGTCAAGATGGAGACTGCTAGTGGCTCTGCCGCTGCTGTGGCGAACGGGGACTTGGGATCCCAGAGGGACCGGAGCCTGGTGCCTGAGCGGCTTCAGAGGCGAGAAAATGAGCGGCAACTGGAGGTGGAAAGGCGGAAGCAAAAGCGGCAGAaccaggaggtggaggaggagaagagcGACTTTTTCGCCGCCGCCTTCTCTCGGGAGCGATCGGCCGTGGAAGAGCTTCTGGAAGGCGGGGAGTCCGTCGAGCAGCTGGAGGAGGCGGCCGCTCGGCTGCAGAGGCTGCAGAAACTTCTAAACGACTCGGTTTTGTTCCTGGCCGCCTACGACTTGCGGCAGGGGCAAGAGGTGCTGGCGCGGCTGCAGGAGGCCCTGGCCAAGCGGCGCCAGGAGCTGCAGCCTAAGAAGCGTTTCGCTTTCAAGACCCGCAGGAAGGATGCTGCTTCAGCCACCAAAGTAGATGCGGCTCCCGGCGCCCCGGCAGCGGAAGGCATCCTGGCCTCCCCGCCGCCCTTGAAGGAGGAGGAAGGCTTCGGCTCCAGCTGGATCTGCGGCTTCTCCAACCTGCAGTCCCAAGTCTTGGAGAAGAGAGCCGAGGAGCTGCACCAGCGGGACGTCCTTTTGACCCAACTGACTAACTGCACAATCAAACTGTATGGTAATCCCAACACCCTGCGGCTGACCAAGGCTCGAGGCTGCACGCTGCTCTGCGGCCCGGTGTCCACCTCCGTGTTCCTGGAGAACTGCAGTGACTGCGTGCTGGCCGTGGCCTGCCAGCAGCTCCGCGTACACACCACGAAAGACACCCGCATCTTCCTGCAGGTGACCAGCAGGGCAATCGTGGAGGACTGCACCGGGATACAGTTCGCCCCGTACACCTGGAGCTACCCGGGGATCGACAAGGACTTCGAGGGCTCTGGTTTAGACAGGAGCAAAAATAACTGGAGCGACGTTGACGATTTCAACTGGCTGGCCCGTGATGTGGCCTCCCCAAACTGGAGTATTCTTCCTGAAGAAGAGCGAAGGATCCAGTGA